Proteins from a genomic interval of Methanofollis formosanus:
- a CDS encoding aldolase: MSSQVSISVPADVPETARETYIQNITAITHGTGRLMLFAGDQKVEHLNDDFYGEGIPTDDADPEHLFRVAKQGRIGVFATQIGLVARYGPDYSEVPYLVKLNSKTHLVKTAQKDPVSPLLTTVEQVVRFRDQSGLKIAGVGYTIYLGSEFEDRMLKEAAEVVNEAHQHGLITVLWIYPRGAAVKDEKDSHLIAGATGVAACLGSDFVKVNAPKKEGASAADLLKEATLAAGRTSVVCAGGSSVDEETFLKQLYDQIHTGGARGNATGRNIHQKSLDEAVRMCNAISAITLDDASVEDALALLKGN; the protein is encoded by the coding sequence ATGTCTTCACAGGTTTCCATTTCCGTCCCCGCCGACGTCCCTGAGACGGCGCGGGAGACCTATATCCAGAACATTACCGCCATCACCCACGGCACCGGGCGCCTGATGCTCTTTGCCGGGGATCAGAAGGTCGAACACCTTAACGACGACTTTTATGGCGAGGGGATCCCGACCGACGACGCCGACCCCGAACACCTCTTCAGGGTCGCGAAGCAGGGACGTATCGGCGTCTTTGCAACCCAGATCGGGCTCGTCGCGAGGTACGGACCCGACTACTCCGAGGTTCCCTATCTCGTCAAACTCAATTCCAAGACCCATCTGGTCAAGACCGCCCAGAAAGACCCGGTCAGCCCGCTCCTCACCACCGTCGAGCAGGTCGTCCGCTTCCGCGACCAGAGCGGCCTGAAGATCGCGGGCGTCGGCTACACCATCTACCTCGGCTCTGAGTTCGAGGACCGGATGCTCAAAGAGGCGGCCGAGGTCGTCAACGAGGCCCACCAGCACGGCCTGATCACCGTGCTCTGGATCTACCCCAGAGGCGCGGCGGTCAAGGACGAGAAGGACTCCCACCTCATCGCCGGGGCGACCGGTGTGGCAGCGTGCCTGGGCTCGGACTTCGTCAAGGTGAACGCCCCCAAGAAAGAGGGCGCCTCCGCGGCCGACCTTCTCAAGGAGGCGACCCTCGCCGCAGGCCGGACCTCGGTCGTCTGCGCCGGGGGGTCGAGCGTCGACGAGGAGACCTTCCTCAAACAACTCTACGACCAGATCCACACCGGCGGTGCCCGGGGGAACGCCACCGGCAGAAACATCCACCAGAAGTCCCTCGACGAGGCGGTCAGGATGTGCAATGCCATCTCGGCCATCACCCTCGACGACGCCTCTGTCGAGGACGCCCTCGCGCTCCTGAAGGGCAACTAA
- a CDS encoding fructose 1,6-bisphosphatase produces MNKVTVLTADLGGYPAGMRAHPLVVERAAKALRAEHGGVIADSFVTRAGGKIACVVTHSDGAEVGALFGGVLSACRETAEETGLIGPGDTETVTLPLEEEAGAEVLVFLTAGAGAGAWDHVLAGLYADPFTSPGLVGDSLMRIGFEFVCEGGAAFRSPEETYTLLAHLEDGGRVREVRRKDRETAATAGAGTDPALLLRAGPGLPDVVTALGVAAAPRSGLMPVSLCDLAPTRPKTACLGFSVRDLMLIGPADLYDDPAYERVRAHSRPPLWS; encoded by the coding sequence ATGAACAAGGTTACGGTCCTCACCGCCGACCTCGGCGGATACCCGGCCGGGATGCGGGCCCACCCCCTGGTCGTCGAACGGGCGGCGAAAGCGCTCAGGGCCGAGCACGGCGGGGTGATCGCCGACTCGTTCGTGACGCGGGCCGGCGGGAAGATCGCCTGTGTGGTCACCCACTCTGACGGCGCGGAGGTCGGCGCCCTCTTTGGCGGCGTGCTCTCCGCATGCCGGGAGACCGCCGAAGAGACCGGGCTCATCGGGCCCGGCGATACCGAGACGGTCACTCTGCCCCTCGAGGAGGAGGCCGGGGCCGAGGTGCTGGTCTTCCTCACCGCCGGCGCAGGGGCCGGGGCATGGGACCATGTCCTTGCCGGACTCTATGCCGACCCCTTCACCTCTCCCGGCCTGGTCGGCGACTCCCTGATGCGTATCGGGTTCGAGTTTGTCTGCGAAGGCGGCGCGGCCTTCCGCTCCCCTGAAGAGACCTACACCCTCCTCGCCCATCTGGAAGATGGCGGGAGGGTGCGTGAGGTCAGGCGAAAGGACAGGGAGACGGCCGCTACCGCTGGGGCCGGTACCGACCCGGCCCTCCTCCTCAGGGCGGGCCCGGGCCTTCCCGACGTCGTGACGGCCCTCGGCGTCGCCGCGGCACCTCGTTCAGGGCTGATGCCGGTCAGCCTCTGCGACCTCGCTCCGACCCGCCCCAAGACCGCCTGCCTTGGGTTCTCGGTCCGCGACCTGATGCTCATCGGCCCGGCCGACCTCTACGACGACCCGGCCTACGAGCGGGTGCGGGCACACTCCCGGCCGCCGCTCTGGTCGTGA
- a CDS encoding WD40 repeat domain-containing protein: MTGRVLIVLLLLSLGGGAGAQELRGEMAWEETFGSKVLTASISPDGSYAAFGTEDKGAIYLFKKDGTLLWEHMTGCPVFGSAISENADYVVQGAEKVRVFTREGDLDWEWDSGFFAYSVAISPDGTYIVVGSDNKKVYLLERGKGEKWKKETVDDVLSVSISGDGEYIAACAGNNVYLFARNGTLLWEQPTGKGVTAVAISPDGRLVAAGSQDYRVHLYDRASGEIRWRHTTENRIHGVSVADDGTVAAGSQDRRVYLFSEDGDVLWDEAMPATVSGVALSGDGSVLAASTGSGDHSGFLYTLGIPAAAEPAPTAVIRTITTTEPPLPAAAEEPESKLVPAAELEEIKEGLPFPALVAGGGVLVAVGAVLLLLGRRKRE; the protein is encoded by the coding sequence TTGACAGGAAGGGTTCTGATTGTACTGCTCCTGCTCTCGCTAGGCGGGGGTGCGGGTGCTCAGGAGTTGCGGGGCGAGATGGCATGGGAGGAGACGTTCGGGAGCAAAGTCCTGACCGCGTCCATATCTCCGGACGGTTCATACGCGGCCTTCGGGACCGAAGATAAGGGGGCGATCTACCTCTTCAAGAAGGACGGCACCCTCCTCTGGGAACATATGACCGGGTGTCCGGTCTTTGGTTCGGCGATCTCGGAGAACGCGGACTATGTCGTCCAGGGTGCCGAGAAGGTGCGGGTCTTCACGAGAGAGGGAGACCTCGACTGGGAGTGGGACTCGGGATTTTTTGCCTATTCGGTCGCGATCAGCCCTGACGGCACTTACATCGTCGTCGGGAGCGACAACAAAAAGGTCTACCTGCTGGAGAGAGGGAAAGGAGAGAAATGGAAGAAAGAGACCGTTGACGATGTGCTTTCGGTCTCGATATCCGGAGACGGTGAGTATATTGCCGCATGCGCAGGGAACAACGTCTATCTCTTCGCCAGAAACGGCACCCTCCTCTGGGAGCAACCGACCGGCAAAGGAGTCACGGCGGTGGCGATCTCGCCCGACGGCAGATTGGTGGCCGCCGGGTCGCAGGACTACCGGGTCCATCTGTACGACCGGGCCAGCGGCGAAATCAGGTGGCGGCATACGACCGAGAACCGGATCCACGGCGTCTCGGTCGCAGACGACGGGACGGTCGCGGCCGGGTCGCAGGACCGGCGGGTCTACCTCTTCTCCGAGGACGGCGATGTGCTCTGGGATGAGGCGATGCCCGCGACGGTCAGCGGAGTCGCTCTTTCAGGAGACGGATCGGTGCTCGCCGCCTCGACCGGCAGCGGCGACCATAGCGGGTTCCTGTATACTCTTGGGATCCCGGCCGCTGCAGAGCCCGCACCGACCGCAGTCATCAGGACGATCACCACGACCGAACCTCCTCTGCCAGCGGCGGCCGAAGAACCGGAAAGCAAACTGGTGCCGGCTGCAGAGCTTGAAGAAATAAAAGAAGGCCTTCCTTTCCCGGCCCTCGTGGCCGGGGGGGGAGTCCTGGTTGCGGTCGGCGCGGTGCTGCTTCTGCTTGGCAGGAGAAAGAGGGAGTAA
- a CDS encoding tetratricopeptide repeat protein has translation MKVKWVVILALLLVGTAFFLSDRIAEDPEYLNKHVAGTGATVAGVFLSSGHAEPALDCIEFFAAADPDNPDLLWVKGDALSAAGRYEEAVVCYDTVLLNDPDDPRMLVGKAEALSMAGELEEALEACEQALASEPEAMAALDKAGYLNLRLGRYLEAADYYDTITEARPENAAAWIRRGDAFLYISIRQEEELKETYRTLGTPGARTAVAPLNVDPYMEAMECYNHAIALDPKTAPLLAARLVARSEITMKTCEEILENLGK, from the coding sequence ATGAAGGTGAAGTGGGTCGTCATCCTCGCTCTCCTCCTCGTCGGAACCGCCTTTTTCCTCTCCGACAGGATTGCAGAGGATCCCGAGTACCTCAACAAACACGTCGCCGGTACCGGGGCCACCGTCGCCGGCGTCTTCCTCTCGTCCGGCCACGCAGAACCTGCCCTCGACTGCATCGAATTTTTCGCCGCCGCCGACCCCGACAACCCCGACCTCCTCTGGGTGAAGGGCGACGCCCTCTCTGCCGCGGGCCGGTATGAGGAGGCGGTCGTCTGCTACGACACCGTCCTCCTCAATGACCCCGACGATCCCAGGATGCTGGTCGGGAAGGCCGAGGCCCTCTCGATGGCCGGCGAGCTGGAGGAAGCCCTTGAGGCCTGCGAGCAGGCGCTCGCCAGCGAACCCGAGGCGATGGCCGCCCTGGACAAGGCAGGGTATCTCAACCTGCGCCTGGGCAGATATCTCGAGGCCGCCGACTACTATGACACCATCACCGAGGCGCGACCCGAGAACGCAGCGGCCTGGATCAGACGCGGGGACGCCTTCCTGTACATCTCCATCAGGCAGGAGGAAGAACTCAAAGAGACCTACCGCACCCTCGGCACCCCGGGGGCCAGGACCGCCGTCGCTCCGCTCAACGTCGATCCCTATATGGAGGCGATGGAGTGCTACAACCATGCCATCGCCCTCGACCCCAAGACCGCCCCTCTCCTTGCCGCCAGACTCGTGGCGCGCTCAGAGATTACCATGAAGACCTGCGAGGAGATCCTGGAGAACCTCGGTAAATAG
- a CDS encoding CDC48 family AAA ATPase codes for MPKDQVEVIVKEAYHEDAGRGIARVGIDVMKALNLVSGDVIEIQGREKAAAIVWPGYPQDTGQGIVRIDGNIRSDARVGIDDTVRIKKVEAGYGQKVVIQPTQPIRLVGGEQYLRRLMAGRPVFEGQTFRINVLGNPLTFVISKVTPRGIAIITDTTEIELKETPYKPEEGKRKPVSDVHYEDIGGLGRELDMVREMIELPLRHPEIFERLGIEPPKGVLLYGPPGTGKTLIAKAVANEVDAHFISISGPEIMSKYYGESEERLREVFEEAQENAPTIIFIDELDSIAPKREETKGEVERRVVAQLLALMDGLETRGQVVVIAATNIPDVLDPALRRGGRFDREIEIGIPDKKGRHEILQVHTRGVPLAENVDLEHLAEITHGFVGADVALLVKEAAMHALRKVIPKIKAEEEIPAELIEELKVTGEDFDEALKHVEPSAMREVLVEVPDVKWTDVGGLEEVKADLTEAVEWPLRYPEVFARMQTKPPKGILLFGPPGTGKTLLAKATANESECNFISVKGPELLSKWVGESEKGVREIFRKARQAAPSIVFFDEIDSLVPRRGSYADSTHVTESVVSQLLTELDGLEELKDVVVLGATNRPDMLDEALMRPGRLDRIVYVPPPDRESRKKIFDVYLRGTEGLLAADVDVDAMVDRTEGFAGADIEALVREAKLAAMREFIDAMREKSPQERNDAVANVRVTTRHFDAAFAKVKPSLPKERLEEFERLSWEILYPGEQRAALEKASSLVKRAGLVKEAGKDEEIKDLVQALETATFARKKDFARIRQLTEDLETKLEAVRKKPIITGIPTPLSGA; via the coding sequence ATGCCGAAAGACCAGGTTGAAGTCATCGTCAAAGAAGCATATCACGAGGACGCAGGTCGGGGGATTGCGCGCGTCGGGATCGACGTGATGAAGGCCCTCAACCTCGTCTCCGGAGATGTGATCGAGATCCAGGGCCGCGAGAAAGCCGCGGCCATCGTCTGGCCCGGCTATCCCCAGGATACCGGCCAGGGGATCGTCAGGATCGACGGCAACATCAGGAGCGACGCACGGGTCGGGATCGACGACACCGTCAGGATCAAAAAGGTCGAGGCAGGCTACGGCCAGAAGGTGGTCATCCAGCCCACCCAGCCGATCCGGCTCGTCGGCGGCGAGCAGTATCTCCGCCGGTTGATGGCCGGCCGGCCGGTTTTCGAGGGGCAGACCTTCAGGATCAACGTCCTCGGCAACCCCCTCACCTTCGTCATCTCCAAGGTAACCCCGCGGGGGATCGCGATCATCACCGACACGACCGAGATCGAACTGAAGGAGACCCCGTACAAACCGGAGGAAGGAAAACGCAAGCCGGTCTCCGACGTCCACTACGAGGACATCGGTGGGCTCGGCCGGGAACTCGACATGGTCAGGGAGATGATCGAACTCCCGCTGCGTCACCCCGAGATCTTCGAGCGCCTCGGGATCGAGCCCCCGAAGGGCGTGCTCCTCTACGGCCCACCCGGCACCGGCAAGACGCTCATCGCCAAGGCCGTCGCGAACGAGGTGGACGCCCACTTCATCTCGATCTCGGGCCCCGAGATCATGAGCAAGTACTACGGCGAGTCTGAGGAACGGTTGCGTGAGGTCTTTGAGGAGGCCCAGGAGAACGCCCCGACGATCATCTTCATCGACGAACTCGACTCCATCGCCCCCAAACGGGAGGAGACGAAGGGCGAGGTGGAACGCCGCGTCGTCGCCCAGCTCCTCGCCCTGATGGACGGGCTCGAAACCAGGGGGCAGGTCGTGGTCATCGCCGCCACCAACATCCCCGACGTCCTCGACCCGGCGCTGCGCCGGGGCGGACGGTTCGACCGCGAGATCGAGATCGGGATCCCCGACAAGAAGGGGCGGCACGAGATCCTCCAGGTACACACCAGGGGCGTGCCCCTCGCCGAGAACGTGGACCTCGAACACCTGGCCGAGATCACCCACGGTTTCGTCGGCGCCGACGTCGCCCTCCTGGTGAAGGAGGCGGCGATGCACGCCCTCCGCAAGGTGATCCCCAAGATCAAGGCCGAGGAGGAGATCCCGGCCGAACTGATCGAGGAACTGAAGGTGACTGGCGAGGACTTCGACGAGGCCCTCAAGCACGTCGAACCCTCGGCGATGCGCGAGGTGCTCGTCGAGGTGCCCGACGTGAAGTGGACCGACGTCGGCGGGCTCGAGGAGGTGAAGGCCGACCTCACCGAGGCGGTGGAGTGGCCGCTGAGATACCCGGAGGTCTTTGCCAGGATGCAGACCAAACCACCCAAGGGCATCCTCCTCTTCGGCCCGCCCGGCACCGGCAAGACTTTGCTTGCCAAGGCGACCGCAAACGAGAGCGAGTGCAACTTCATCTCGGTGAAGGGGCCCGAACTCCTCTCCAAGTGGGTCGGCGAGTCTGAGAAGGGCGTGCGGGAGATCTTCAGGAAGGCGAGGCAGGCGGCGCCGTCGATCGTCTTCTTCGACGAGATCGATTCCCTGGTGCCGCGGCGCGGCTCGTACGCGGACTCGACGCATGTCACCGAGAGCGTCGTCTCCCAGCTCCTCACCGAACTCGACGGCCTGGAGGAGCTCAAGGACGTCGTGGTCCTCGGTGCGACGAACCGGCCCGATATGCTCGACGAGGCCCTGATGCGCCCGGGCAGGCTCGATCGCATCGTCTATGTCCCGCCGCCCGACAGAGAGAGCAGGAAGAAGATCTTCGACGTCTACCTCCGCGGCACCGAGGGACTCCTTGCCGCCGACGTTGACGTCGACGCCATGGTGGACCGGACCGAGGGCTTTGCCGGTGCCGATATCGAGGCGCTGGTGAGAGAGGCGAAGCTGGCGGCGATGCGCGAGTTCATCGACGCGATGCGGGAGAAGTCGCCGCAGGAACGCAACGACGCCGTGGCGAACGTGCGGGTCACGACGAGACACTTCGACGCGGCCTTTGCGAAGGTGAAACCCTCCCTCCCGAAGGAGCGGCTCGAAGAGTTCGAGCGGCTCTCCTGGGAGATCCTGTACCCCGGCGAGCAGCGGGCCGCACTCGAGAAGGCCTCCTCCCTCGTCAAGCGTGCCGGCCTGGTGAAGGAGGCCGGGAAGGATGAGGAGATCAAGGACCTGGTTCAGGCACTGGAGACCGCGACCTTTGCCAGGAAGAAGGACTTCGCCAGGATCCGGCAACTCACCGAAGACCTGGAGACAAAACTCGAAGCGGTCAGGAAGAAACCGATCATTACAGGCATCCCGACCCCGCTGAGCGGAGCCTGA
- a CDS encoding carboxymuconolactone decarboxylase family protein: MKPTTQKTIDDFLSHADEMADDVLAGTEEWLGTVPFIFKLMRERPEAFVFSALGDYKTARPASLDARTAELVAIAAAAGAGADKCVRVHIGAALKEGATRDEILDTILIAGILGKTKILADSLRVFKDSF, encoded by the coding sequence ATGAAACCGACGACACAGAAAACCATCGACGACTTCCTCTCCCACGCCGACGAGATGGCCGACGACGTCCTTGCCGGGACCGAAGAATGGCTCGGTACCGTCCCCTTCATCTTCAAACTGATGCGCGAACGCCCCGAGGCCTTCGTCTTCTCGGCCCTCGGCGACTACAAGACCGCCCGTCCTGCGAGCCTTGACGCCAGGACCGCCGAACTCGTGGCCATCGCCGCGGCCGCCGGTGCCGGCGCCGACAAGTGCGTGAGGGTCCACATCGGTGCGGCCCTCAAGGAAGGCGCCACCCGCGACGAGATCCTGGACACCATCCTCATCGCCGGCATCCTCGGCAAGACCAAAATCCTCGCCGACTCCCTCAGGGTCTTCAAGGATTCGTTCTGA
- a CDS encoding LSM domain-containing protein — translation MVNSIVLPVKKVFSLVDSKIVVEIKDEGKKLQGRLVAVDEHMNLHMDETIEYTGDQRGRTLGTVVIRGNNILTISPLV, via the coding sequence ATGGTCAACAGTATCGTTCTGCCGGTCAAGAAGGTTTTTTCGCTTGTCGATTCTAAAATCGTCGTTGAAATCAAGGACGAAGGGAAGAAACTTCAGGGCAGGCTCGTCGCGGTCGACGAACACATGAACCTGCACATGGATGAGACGATCGAGTACACCGGCGACCAGCGGGGGCGCACCCTCGGCACGGTCGTCATCAGAGGGAACAACATCCTGACGATCTCACCTCTCGTCTGA
- a CDS encoding class 1 fructose-bisphosphatase, whose translation MTTLREYLESAGCEAALQDLIMLIGRQAAPIREAFITHQAYVDTENVFGEQQAAMDTWADAWITRVLGESGLIRELASEEQEEVSVFPDSTHEYAVVMDPMDGSSLIQTNLSVGTIIGIFGGGTVMQSGRNLKAALYMLYGPMTTLTLSVGQGVQVFAMDKDGEYRLLHQDMKIPEGKNYGTGGTRPTWVAPHRAFIEAIEEEGAKIRYTGSFVADFHQILTYGGIYCYPALNEKPKGKLRLLYEAIPVGFIAEQAGGRTSDGHQSLLDIVPEEPHQRTPIYVGSPGMIRKVEAAFEGTGK comes from the coding sequence ATGACGACACTGCGCGAATATCTGGAGTCCGCAGGCTGCGAGGCCGCCCTGCAGGATCTCATCATGCTCATCGGCAGACAGGCGGCCCCGATCAGGGAGGCCTTCATCACCCATCAGGCCTATGTCGATACCGAGAATGTCTTCGGGGAGCAGCAGGCCGCGATGGACACCTGGGCCGACGCCTGGATCACCCGCGTCCTCGGCGAGTCCGGGCTGATCCGGGAACTCGCCTCCGAAGAGCAGGAAGAGGTGTCGGTCTTCCCCGACTCGACCCATGAGTATGCGGTCGTGATGGACCCGATGGACGGGTCGTCGCTGATCCAGACCAACCTCTCGGTCGGGACGATCATCGGGATCTTCGGCGGCGGCACCGTGATGCAGTCGGGACGAAACTTGAAGGCCGCCCTCTATATGCTCTACGGCCCGATGACGACGCTCACCCTCTCGGTCGGGCAGGGCGTGCAGGTCTTTGCGATGGACAAAGACGGCGAGTACCGCCTCCTTCACCAGGACATGAAGATCCCGGAGGGGAAGAACTACGGTACCGGCGGGACGCGTCCGACCTGGGTCGCACCCCACCGCGCCTTCATCGAAGCGATCGAGGAGGAAGGGGCGAAGATCCGGTACACCGGATCCTTCGTGGCCGACTTCCACCAGATCCTCACCTACGGCGGGATCTACTGTTATCCGGCCCTCAACGAGAAACCGAAGGGCAAACTCCGTCTCCTCTACGAGGCGATCCCTGTCGGGTTCATCGCCGAGCAGGCGGGAGGGAGAACCTCGGACGGTCACCAGAGTCTTCTCGACATCGTTCCCGAAGAACCGCACCAGCGCACTCCCATCTATGTCGGGAGCCCCGGGATGATCCGGAAGGTGGAAGCGGCCTTCGAAGGGACCGGAAAATGA
- a CDS encoding helix-turn-helix transcriptional regulator has translation MPSIEEEALKVIQSRPDGVLQSELWKLLNIDSRKCSRVVRRLADAGLIDRLEFREEGIKTYRLKAKQQAANPSLLLAGDELIPCIACELDCNVEQCPLLMDWMYELAIAEMSSE, from the coding sequence ATGCCGTCTATCGAAGAAGAAGCGCTGAAGGTCATCCAGTCCAGGCCTGACGGAGTGCTTCAGAGCGAACTCTGGAAACTCCTCAACATCGACAGCCGCAAGTGCTCGAGGGTCGTGCGCAGGCTTGCCGATGCCGGCCTCATCGACCGGCTCGAGTTCAGGGAAGAAGGGATCAAGACCTATCGTCTCAAGGCCAAGCAGCAGGCGGCCAATCCCTCGCTGCTCCTTGCGGGGGACGAACTGATCCCCTGCATCGCCTGCGAGCTCGACTGCAATGTCGAACAATGTCCGCTTCTTATGGACTGGATGTACGAACTCGCAATCGCTGAAATGAGCAGTGAGTGA
- the thiC gene encoding phosphomethylpyrimidine synthase ThiC, with protein MGLIEDAKRGIVTEEMKIVAEKEGVTEDFVRRGVAGGHITIPVSPYREIKICGIGEGLRTKVNASIGTSSDIVDIEQEIEKARQAELAGADTLMELSTGGDFMEIRRRVIANTTLSVGSVPLYQAFIEAARNKGGVVFMDPDDLFRITAEQAKAGTNFMAIHTGINLETMKRLQNQGRHGGLVSRGGAFMTAWMLHNEQENPLYAEFDYLLEILKEHEVTLSFGNGMRAGAVHDATDRAQLQELIINAELADKANDFGVQTIIEGPGHIPLDEVEANVIVQKRVTNRKPFYMLGPLVTDIAPGYDDRVAAIGASLSSACGADFICYVTPAEHLALPTPEEVYEGVISSRIAAHVGDMIKLKKRGDDLEMGHARRDLDWDRQFAVAMNPERAKKIRDERMPADTDGCTMCGDYCALKIVNKNFHF; from the coding sequence ATGGGACTAATTGAGGACGCAAAACGCGGCATCGTCACCGAAGAGATGAAGATCGTCGCGGAGAAGGAAGGCGTCACCGAGGACTTCGTCCGCCGCGGCGTGGCCGGCGGCCACATCACCATCCCGGTCTCCCCGTACCGTGAGATCAAGATCTGTGGTATCGGCGAAGGTCTGCGGACCAAGGTGAACGCCTCCATCGGCACCTCCTCCGATATCGTGGACATCGAGCAGGAGATCGAGAAGGCGCGGCAGGCCGAACTCGCCGGCGCCGACACCCTGATGGAACTCTCCACCGGCGGCGACTTCATGGAGATCAGGCGCCGGGTCATCGCCAACACCACCCTCTCGGTCGGGAGCGTCCCCCTGTACCAGGCCTTCATCGAGGCGGCGAGGAACAAGGGCGGCGTCGTCTTCATGGACCCCGACGACCTCTTCAGGATCACCGCCGAGCAGGCGAAGGCCGGCACCAACTTCATGGCCATCCACACCGGCATCAACCTGGAGACGATGAAGAGGCTCCAGAACCAGGGCCGGCACGGCGGCCTTGTCTCCCGCGGCGGTGCGTTCATGACCGCGTGGATGCTCCACAACGAGCAGGAGAACCCGCTCTACGCCGAGTTCGACTACCTCCTGGAGATCCTCAAGGAGCACGAGGTCACCCTCTCCTTCGGCAACGGCATGCGGGCCGGCGCCGTCCACGACGCCACCGACCGGGCGCAGCTCCAGGAACTGATCATCAACGCCGAACTCGCCGACAAGGCCAACGACTTCGGCGTCCAGACGATCATCGAAGGGCCGGGCCACATCCCCCTCGACGAGGTCGAGGCAAACGTCATCGTCCAGAAGCGCGTCACCAACCGCAAGCCCTTCTACATGCTCGGCCCCCTGGTCACCGACATCGCCCCGGGCTACGACGACCGGGTCGCCGCAATCGGTGCTTCCCTCTCCTCTGCCTGCGGCGCCGACTTCATCTGCTACGTCACCCCGGCAGAGCACCTCGCCCTCCCCACCCCCGAGGAGGTCTACGAGGGTGTGATCAGCTCGCGGATCGCCGCCCACGTCGGCGACATGATCAAACTCAAGAAGCGCGGCGACGACCTCGAGATGGGCCATGCCCGCCGCGACCTCGACTGGGACCGGCAGTTCGCGGTCGCCATGAACCCCGAGCGTGCGAAGAAGATCAGGGACGAGCGGATGCCCGCCGACACCGACGGCTGCACGATGTGCGGCGATTACTGCGCCCTCAAGATCGTCAACAAGAACTTCCACTTCTAA
- a CDS encoding 5-formyltetrahydrofolate cyclo-ligase, with amino-acid sequence MSAVPEPERRAVEKKELREQVKGRRAALSTDEIRAMSGAIGERLFPLLDGAGTVMLYASKPPEVETAGLIDALIAEGRNVVLPIIEKETHTLRLSSIPDRSVLVESTFHVPEPIGHEVPVDPADLDAVVVPMVGFDRACNRLGYGAGYYDRFLEANPDLTVIGIAFSCQELPSIPSEPFDRRMDWIITEGECIACPP; translated from the coding sequence ATGAGCGCTGTGCCGGAACCGGAGAGACGGGCCGTAGAGAAGAAGGAGTTGAGAGAGCAGGTCAAGGGACGCAGGGCCGCCCTCTCCACCGACGAGATCAGAGCGATGAGCGGGGCCATCGGAGAGCGCCTCTTTCCCCTCCTCGACGGAGCCGGGACGGTGATGCTCTATGCCTCCAAGCCCCCTGAGGTCGAGACCGCCGGACTCATCGACGCCCTCATCGCGGAGGGCAGGAACGTCGTGCTCCCGATCATCGAGAAGGAGACCCACACCCTCCGCCTCTCTTCCATCCCCGACCGGAGCGTGTTGGTCGAGAGCACCTTCCATGTCCCCGAACCCATCGGCCACGAAGTCCCGGTCGACCCCGCCGACCTCGACGCCGTGGTCGTCCCCATGGTCGGGTTCGACCGTGCCTGCAACCGCCTCGGCTATGGCGCCGGGTACTACGACCGCTTCCTCGAAGCCAACCCCGACCTGACCGTCATCGGGATTGCCTTTTCCTGTCAGGAACTCCCGTCCATCCCGAGCGAACCCTTCGACCGGCGGATGGACTGGATCATTACCGAAGGTGAGTGCATCGCCTGTCCTCCCTGA